The sequence below is a genomic window from Nitrospirota bacterium.
GGACGCAAGTGAACGAACGGGCCCAGATGCGCGTCGTCTTCGACCTGCGCATCGGTGAACAGGCAGTGATCGAGAATCTCAACACCATTGCCGACAATGCAATTCTTCAGTCTGGTAGCGGATCGCAGCACACAATCTTCTCCGATGACCGTTGTCCCTTCAAGTGTCACATTGGGATAGAGGACCGTATCTTTGCCGATCACGACCGTGGCATCGATCCAGGTTGTGGCCGGATCAATCATCGTCACCCCGGCATCCAGCCAGCGATCCCGGATCTGCTGCTGCACCACCTGTTCAGCCTCGGCAAGCTGTCGGCGCGTATTCACTCCCAGTCCTTCCTCGGGATTGTCGAGTGCCATGGCCGCTACACGACGTCCCTGTTCTACCGCGAGATGTATAATATCGGTCAGATAATATTCCCCTTGGGCGTTGCTGGGATCGAGCTTTTCCACTGCGCTAAAGAGAAACTCCCCGTCAACCACATAGGTGCCCACATTGATTTCACGAATCGCTTGCTCCTCTATATTGGCATCACGATCTTCGACGATACGAGAGACCCCCTGCTCGGCAGACTGTGTGCGGACGACACGCCCGTATCCGCTTGCGTCGTCAAGCACCGCTGTGAGAACAGTCACGGTTGCGCGGCTCGCCTCGTGAAGGTGAAGGAGTTCACGCACGGTGGACTCTCGGAGCAAAGGCGTATCGCCGTTCAAAATCAGATAACTGGACGGAGCGCCCCGTTTGCCCACCGCAAATACCGGGCGGCTCTGCAAGACCGCATGGCCTGTGCCCAACTGTTCCCGTTGTTCAACAATCGCGACGGGAGACTTGCCGCTCTTTCCAGACGTCGCACGGCTGATCACCTCGCGAACCAGATCAGCCTGATGCCCCACCACAACAGCCACACGATCTCCAGCCACACGCAATCCGAGCCCCACCGAATAGAGCACCATGGCTTGGCCGGCCACCCGATGCAACACCTTCGCCTGTTTTGAACGCATGCGCTTCCCAAGTCCGGCAGCCATCACAACCACCGCAAGGCCGGCAATCTTCCCCTGTCGGTCGGAGCTGACCCGTGGCTTCCCTTTCACGACGTCAGTGGCTCGTGAACGAATCATCCGATCGGCACTCCCGATTCAGGTTGTTTCACATCACTCCACTTCGTCGTGGCCGCTACGGCCGATGACAGGGACGTGGAGGGTCCGCTGAGCCCGCCCGAGACGATCAGCTTCATCGCCTCTTCCACGCTCATGTCGACAGATGTCACCTCATGTTCCGGCACCAACAGGAAATAGCCAGACGTCGGATTCGGTGACGTCGGCACATAGACATGGATGAGCGGCTCCTGCGCAAGATCTTGCATCTCCCCTTTGGTCACACCGGTCACAAAGGCGATGCAATAGTGGCCATTCTTGGGAAACTGAATCAGCACGACGCGATTATAGGACGCATGATCCGAGAACGACAAAATATCCATCACGGATTTCAACGTCGAGTAGATCCCCCGCACGAGTGGGACACGATTCAGCAGATCCTCCCACCACTTCACGATTCGCCTGCCCATAAAATTCGTGGCAAACAGGCCGGCCGCAAAGACCAAAACAATCAACGCCAGAATCCCCAGACCCGGCACATAGTGGCTGGGCACCAATCGGGCCAGGAGATCTCCGAGAATACCGTCGACGGCCACGAACAGGGCCTTCAGGATCAGGATCGTTCCCCAGATCGGGATAATCACGAGCAAGCCGGTCAGAAAGTAGCGTTTTAGCAAGGTTTTCAGCATAAATACGTGCCCACAGAAGTAGAGGGTCATCATACAGAGATTTACGAGGGCCTCGCAAGCCTTTTCTTGCTATTTTCAACCACTTGGAATACCATCCCGCCCGTTTTCCTCACCGCCGATGGTGGCAAAGTAATGAGAGCAAAAAGACAGCGGACTCGTGGCCTGTTTATTACCCTGGAGGGAGTCGAAGGCAGTGGGAAAAGCACCCAGATTCGCCACCTCGCGGACGTGCTGAGTCAGGCAGGGTATCGAGTACTCCAAACGAGAGAGCCGGGTGGCACGCCTTCAGCTGAAGCAATCCGGCATATTTTACTCGCGGCGCCTTCTCAGGAACCGATCACGCCTCGAGCTGAAGCCCTGCTGATCTTCGCTGCGAGATGCCAGCATGTCACGCATCTCATCACACCTGCACTCCGACGAGCCACCGTGGTGTTATGCGACCGGTTTTCCGATTCCACCCTTGCCTATCAAGGGTTCGCGCGGGGCCTCGATCTGGAATGGCTCGTGGCAGCCAACAGGGTTGCCACGAATGGATTGACACCGGACCTCACGCTTGTACTCGACGTCCCGGTTTCAGTGGGCTTAGCCAGGCGGCGAGCCGATCGGGGACAGCAGAATCGGCTGGACCGTGAGACAGCACGATTTCATCGAAAGGTGCGACGGGGATTTCTGACGCTCGCGGCTGAAGCGCCTGGCCGCATGAAGATCGTCAATGCGAACCGGCCCTCGCAACTGGTCCAAGACGAGATCACTCAAATCGTGCTAGGGTGGCTCGCACGACCGCGTCGTTCCCCACGCCGGAGTTCACATGCCCTTTCATGACTGTATCGGCCATCACACATCTATCGCTCTTTTACAGGCCGCCGTAAGACATAAGCGCCTCGCCCACGCCTATCTGTTCCATGGCGAGGAGGCGATCGGAAAACGATTGGTGGCCACTCGACTCACGCAAGCACTCAGCTGCGAATACCCTCCCGATGCGGACGGCTTCGATAGTTGTGGCACCTGCCGCTCCTGCCGGCAGATCGAATCCCATACTCATCCGGACTTCGTCATCATCGAGCCGGATCCGGAACAGGCCAGCAGGCAAATCAAGATCGAGCAAGTCCGCGAGATCGAGCATCAGATCATGTACCGCCCGCTCATGGCCGAGCGAAAGATCTGCCTGATCGACGACGCCGATCGCATGACGATCGGGGCGGCAAACGCTCTACTGAAAACCTTGGAAGAGCCGCCCGACCATAGTCTCTTTCTCGTCATCTCGAGTCGGCCCGCCGCCCTCCCGTCCACCATTCGGTCACGTTGTCAAAGTCTGCGCTTTACGGCACCGGCTCGCACACAGGTCGAAGCCGCACTGATCTTGAAGCGCGAAATGTCTCCCGATGACGCACGATTCCTTGCCATCATCAGCGAAGGCCGACTTGGGGAAGCCCTTACAATCGATATGAAAGATACTCGTGCACGTCAGCAGGAACTCATAAATTTGGTCCGCCCTCAATCCTTACAATCGATCGAGTCGATTCTCTCATCGGCAGAAGCAATTGCAAAGGCCGCCCGTGCAGAGGACATCCTCGCCTGGCTCGCTCGTTGGATCCGCGACCTCATTTTGATTCAGGTCGGAGGAGACCGCGACCAGTTACTCTATCTTGATGATCTGAGGGGGCTAGAGTCATACGCGCAGGATGCCAATACCGATCAGCTGTTGGACCTGCTCCGTGAAATTGAGACGACCGAGCAGCGCGCCACGCGGAACCTCAATCTTCATATGGCGCTGGAAACGATTTTACTGAGGCTGCGCGATGCACTCGCACTCACGCCAACAGGAGCCACAGCCTAGCATCCTCGCCGCCAACCTGGTATCTTTCGACACAGTCATGGGCAGCAAGAATACGTTCTACATCACCACGCCGATTTACTATGTGAACGACGTTCCGCATATCGGGCACGCCTATACCACCGTGGCTGCCGACGTCCTCGCCCGTTATTGGCGTCTCCGGGGACGAGAGGTTTTTTTCCTCACCGGGCTTGACGAGCACGGCCAAAAGGTTCAGCAGGCTGCGGCCAAAGCCGGCATCGACCCACAAGCCCATTGTGATAAACTGGCGCCTCAATTCCAGACCCTCTGGAAACGGCTGAACATTTCCAATGATGCGTTCATCAGGACAACCGATCTACTGCACAAGAATGCTGTTCAACGATACCTTCAGAAACTTTATGACAACCAGCTGATTTACAAGGCAGAATATACTGGATGGTACTGCACATTCGACGAGCGATTCTGGACCGAAAAAGATGTAGAGAACGGCCTCTGCCCGGACTGCAAACGGCCGGTTGAACGAATCAGTGAGCATAACTACTTTTTTAGGATGGGGCAGTATCAAGAACGCCTGATCCAATACATCACACAGCATCCCGGCTTCATTCGTCCCGAATCACGCCGTAATGAGGCCTTGGGTTTCTTGACCACACAGAAACTCGGCGATCTGTCCATTTCGCGTCCAACATCCCGTCTCTCCTGGGGCATCGAACTGCCCTTCGATAAGGACTGCGTCACCTATGTCTGGTTCGACGCGCTGGTGAATTATATTTCGGCCCTCGAATACAAGCCGGGTCTTGACCGCTTCTGGCCCACAAATGTGCATCTGGTCGGCAAGGATATTCTCACCACCCATGCGGTCTATTGGTCTACGATGCTCATGGCGCTGAACCTCCCGCTGCCTGAAACTATCTTCGCGCACGGGTGGTGGACCGTGGATGGGGAGAAGATGTCGAAGAGCCGCGGCAATGTCGTCGATCCCAACAAAATGATCGAGACCTTCGGCGTCGATGCCTTCCGCTATTTCCTCTTACGTGAAGTGCCCTTCGGACAGGACGGAGATTTTTCAGAACACGCGATGGCTAGACGGGCAAACAGTGACTTGGCCAACGGTATCGGCAACCTACTTAGCCGTACGTTGACCATGATCGATCGCAATTGTGAAGGCACTATCCCTGATGTACCCGAGGACTACCTTGAGAGAGAAAACCCCAAATACCGCCTCCTCCTTCACGCAAAGGAACAGCTTCTTATTTTGGGAAAGTCTCTTGATGGGTTCTTCGAGAATCTTGAATTCAATAATCTACTCCTTCACATCACAAGCCGAGCTACAGACGTAGATATATTTATTGATGAGCATGAACCCTGGAAACTCGCAAAGGATCCGGGCAAACGCGAAGAACTTAATGCTGTCCTGTATACGGCAGCAGAATGCCTGCGCATTTTGAGCCTTTACATCTACCCTTTCATGCCGAGAACTGCGGAAAACATCGCTGAGCAATTAGGAGTTGTTGTCAATTTTAGTTCTCCGCTCTTAAGCCAAGAGATCAAGTGGGGCGAACTACAAGGCGGAACAAAGATCCGAAAGGGCAGTGGCCTTTTCCCCCGCATCGAATCAAAACCACCAGGAGCAAAGATCGTGAATGAATCATCAGTGCCCCCTCAGCCGACCTCCGCCGCACAGACTCCACTCCCTAGTGCCCCTAGCCCCGCACCCCTAGCCCCTTCTCCAGCGCAGATCACCATCGACGAGTTCATGAAGATTCAGCTCAAGACCGCGAAGGTCTTGAGCGCAGAGCGGGTCCCGAAGTCGGAAAAGTTGCTCAAGTTGCAAGTCTCTATCGGCAGGGAGCAGCGGCAGATCGTTGCCGGCATCGGCAAGAAATACGAGCCAGAGGCGCTGGTCGGCAAAACAATCATTGTGGTCGCTAACCTCAAACCAGCCAAACTGATGGGCATCGAATCGCAAGGGATGGTCCTGGCTGCAGGCGATAGCGAAGTTCACGGCCTCGCGACAATCCTGGAAGAAGTCGATCCCGGCACCAAAGTGAAATGAACCACGCGAGTATCGGGCTCCGTCGTATTCTTCCTCTATGGATTCTTCTGATTTTCCTGCCCTGTCTCGCCACCTCGGCTGAACAATCCCCACTCTCCGACCAACACCTGAATGAGCCAAAGGTGACGACGATTATTGTTCGAGTCGTATCCCATGGATCGATGGTACTGGGAAAGGACGTGGGCGGAGCTCGAGTCACCATTACGGACGTCACTAGCGGGCGGATTCTCGTCTCCGGCCTGCAACAGGGTGAAGCGGGAGATCAGAATCAGATCATGCGCACACCCCGTATGATGGGGGAGCCTCTCTATAGTTCGCGCGCCTCTGCTTCCTTCACCACTACACTGGACTTGACCCACCCGATTCTCGTGGACATTATGGCAGAAGGCCCACTGTCCTACCCGGCGTCAGCCCAGCGTGTGACCAAACGTACCTGGCTCATTCCAGGCGAAGACATGACCCAGGACGGCATTGTGCTCACCCTGTATGGATACATCGTACGCATCGAGCACCCCACGCCAGGCGATCAGCTGATCGCTAAAGACGATGTGATGCTCCGCGCCTCGATCAGAACCCTGTCCGGCGCACGAGTCAGGCCCCATGGGGATTGGGACTCCAGGAAAGTCCACATCTATGGCGAGGTACTGATCGGCGACCGCATCGTCGAGCGGTTGCAAATGTTCTACACCGGCGACGACGCTGGCTTTGAAGCGCCCTTCTTTGTGCCGCCGTCCAAAGACGCCCCGGACGGCATCACCCTGCGGGTTGTGGCAGCGGATCCGGCGAGCGGAAACATCGGCGTCAGCCAAGGAAAATTTCCCGTGCTCAGCGAGCGACTACCGCGGCAAAAGCGAACACCGTGAAAATACTTCGACTGTTAATCCTCCTCTGCTTTTTCATCGCTGAACCCCTGATCGCCCAAGATCAGCATCAACATCGTCGCCCGGACGATATCACACAGTATCTGGAACAGCTCGACAGTACAGAACGGGACCGTTACCAGAAACCCTCCCAGGTGATTGAGGCGCTCAAAGTAAAACCTGGAATGGCGGTCGCCGACCTTGGCTCCGGTTCCGGATACTTCACACGCCGTTTCATCGAAGCCATCACCGAGACAGGGATCATCTATGCCATCGACGTCGAACCGGAGATGCTGGCCTATACGAAAGAGAGCGTCATCCACATGCATACGGCTTTTACGGCCGAGTTCATCCTGGCTCGACCTGATAGTCCAAAGCTGCCATTCGAATCAATCGATCTCCTCTTCGTCTGCAACACCGTCCATCATCTTGAGAAACGATCGACCTACTTCCGCGACCTCCGGTCGTCTCTCAAGCAGGGAGCTCGCATCGCCATCATCGACTTCTACCCTGACGAACGATCCGGAGAGCTTGGATTCCCCAAACACCATCTCGTCTCGCGGGACCGCGTTATCCAGGAAATGGCCGACGCAGGCTACAGGCTTGAGCATGAGCACAGCTTCCTGCCGAGACAATATTTTCTGGAATTCGTACCGAAAGAATAAAGAACCACGGCCTGATGGCCGTGGTCTCCGCTGTTTCATGCTTCGCATGAGCCACGAAACGGCTCCTTACTCTCACCTCCATCCTTCCAGATGAGGAACTCCCACTGGATGAGAAGTTTTGCCAGGATAACCACACATTGTTCCAACACTTGCCGTGATACGAACCCCGTGCGACACTATAGAATATGACTACCTATGCCTCGTATGAACATCTCCGCTCCCGACTGTCTCTTGCCTTGGCGCTGAACGCGGTCATCATCGTCGCGGAGTTCATTGGTGGTTGGCTGCTCGATAGCATGGGACTCATGAGCGATGCCGGCCATAACCTTGTCGACCAGGGAGCGTTATTCCTCGCACTCTACGCGCACGTCCTG
It includes:
- the glmU gene encoding bifunctional UDP-N-acetylglucosamine diphosphorylase/glucosamine-1-phosphate N-acetyltransferase GlmU, translating into MAGLAVVVMAAGLGKRMRSKQAKVLHRVAGQAMVLYSVGLGLRVAGDRVAVVVGHQADLVREVISRATSGKSGKSPVAIVEQREQLGTGHAVLQSRPVFAVGKRGAPSSYLILNGDTPLLRESTVRELLHLHEASRATVTVLTAVLDDASGYGRVVRTQSAEQGVSRIVEDRDANIEEQAIREINVGTYVVDGEFLFSAVEKLDPSNAQGEYYLTDIIHLAVEQGRRVAAMALDNPEEGLGVNTRRQLAEAEQVVQQQIRDRWLDAGVTMIDPATTWIDATVVIGKDTVLYPNVTLEGTTVIGEDCVLRSATRLKNCIVGNGVEILDHCLFTDAQVEDDAHLGPFVHLRPGVIVRKKAKVGNFVEMKKTDLGEGSKANHLSYLGDAKIGKGVNIGAGTITCNYDGLRKFETVIGDGVFLGSDTQLIAPVTVGAGAVIAAGTTVTEDVPEDALVIARVPQVNRAGWAARRRALQTGVTREALDVKGESKSTRLTPDASRLTRTLSQAPSGKQVKKRLRG
- a CDS encoding DUF502 domain-containing protein, with the protein product MLKTLLKRYFLTGLLVIIPIWGTILILKALFVAVDGILGDLLARLVPSHYVPGLGILALIVLVFAAGLFATNFMGRRIVKWWEDLLNRVPLVRGIYSTLKSVMDILSFSDHASYNRVVLIQFPKNGHYCIAFVTGVTKGEMQDLAQEPLIHVYVPTSPNPTSGYFLLVPEHEVTSVDMSVEEAMKLIVSGGLSGPSTSLSSAVAATTKWSDVKQPESGVPIG
- a CDS encoding dTMP kinase, which encodes MRAKRQRTRGLFITLEGVEGSGKSTQIRHLADVLSQAGYRVLQTREPGGTPSAEAIRHILLAAPSQEPITPRAEALLIFAARCQHVTHLITPALRRATVVLCDRFSDSTLAYQGFARGLDLEWLVAANRVATNGLTPDLTLVLDVPVSVGLARRRADRGQQNRLDRETARFHRKVRRGFLTLAAEAPGRMKIVNANRPSQLVQDEITQIVLGWLARPRRSPRRSSHALS
- the holB gene encoding DNA polymerase III subunit delta' → MPFHDCIGHHTSIALLQAAVRHKRLAHAYLFHGEEAIGKRLVATRLTQALSCEYPPDADGFDSCGTCRSCRQIESHTHPDFVIIEPDPEQASRQIKIEQVREIEHQIMYRPLMAERKICLIDDADRMTIGAANALLKTLEEPPDHSLFLVISSRPAALPSTIRSRCQSLRFTAPARTQVEAALILKREMSPDDARFLAIISEGRLGEALTIDMKDTRARQQELINLVRPQSLQSIESILSSAEAIAKAARAEDILAWLARWIRDLILIQVGGDRDQLLYLDDLRGLESYAQDANTDQLLDLLREIETTEQRATRNLNLHMALETILLRLRDALALTPTGATA
- the metG gene encoding methionine--tRNA ligase, producing MGSKNTFYITTPIYYVNDVPHIGHAYTTVAADVLARYWRLRGREVFFLTGLDEHGQKVQQAAAKAGIDPQAHCDKLAPQFQTLWKRLNISNDAFIRTTDLLHKNAVQRYLQKLYDNQLIYKAEYTGWYCTFDERFWTEKDVENGLCPDCKRPVERISEHNYFFRMGQYQERLIQYITQHPGFIRPESRRNEALGFLTTQKLGDLSISRPTSRLSWGIELPFDKDCVTYVWFDALVNYISALEYKPGLDRFWPTNVHLVGKDILTTHAVYWSTMLMALNLPLPETIFAHGWWTVDGEKMSKSRGNVVDPNKMIETFGVDAFRYFLLREVPFGQDGDFSEHAMARRANSDLANGIGNLLSRTLTMIDRNCEGTIPDVPEDYLERENPKYRLLLHAKEQLLILGKSLDGFFENLEFNNLLLHITSRATDVDIFIDEHEPWKLAKDPGKREELNAVLYTAAECLRILSLYIYPFMPRTAENIAEQLGVVVNFSSPLLSQEIKWGELQGGTKIRKGSGLFPRIESKPPGAKIVNESSVPPQPTSAAQTPLPSAPSPAPLAPSPAQITIDEFMKIQLKTAKVLSAERVPKSEKLLKLQVSIGREQRQIVAGIGKKYEPEALVGKTIIVVANLKPAKLMGIESQGMVLAAGDSEVHGLATILEEVDPGTKVK
- a CDS encoding methyltransferase domain-containing protein; amino-acid sequence: MKILRLLILLCFFIAEPLIAQDQHQHRRPDDITQYLEQLDSTERDRYQKPSQVIEALKVKPGMAVADLGSGSGYFTRRFIEAITETGIIYAIDVEPEMLAYTKESVIHMHTAFTAEFILARPDSPKLPFESIDLLFVCNTVHHLEKRSTYFRDLRSSLKQGARIAIIDFYPDERSGELGFPKHHLVSRDRVIQEMADAGYRLEHEHSFLPRQYFLEFVPKE